The sequence below is a genomic window from Silene latifolia isolate original U9 population chromosome 7, ASM4854445v1, whole genome shotgun sequence.
tatgcatttgacaagaaatcgaatgtcataaaagtgcaaaaataatgaacatgctatgcaaggagtactactctcaattcctacatgaaccggtcatgaatgtcaccagttataaggctctaaaactcagaaattgtagagtaggttgccaatttatcaggtcaagtctacatagtcagctatatttgaacataaactcgtagactatgcgtatgacaaggctaataactatcaataaagtgcaaggctcaagtaaaatgacaagttatagtgcattatcatcacggaaatctaccgttccgactcaacctatatgcaaaaataaacgtgaaatttttgaattttttttgaaattttctaattttttttttgaaattttctaatcttgtttttgatttttgaatttttaatgaaataaataaacaatgcatactgaaattaaatgtgataacagaaatgcaataaaaacaagatgcagacacagatatggatgcataacctccccaaaccaaaccgtacaataccctcattgtaacaaaacatggaaaggaaatgcaaactaaaagagaaagagagtaaatacggaaagctcacaagattgcgcgaataagggacctccccaaaccagccagcaacgtgggaggtcactaatagctccgaaacatcatcacaagaagctaatccaagcaatgggcgtccaaaacaaattcgatcgagaggaatagtggtcgatcgagtaaattttttttttttttttttttttttttttgcaggtactcgatcgagtagaatagaatataagtactcgatcgagtgatttcagcagcaaaagctctcgatcgagtacaaaaagtactcgatcgagtgatccttagtatattcctgcaaaagacgcaataaaaacagcccgcaaaattaacaaagcaagcatactgatatagtctatggtacgaagaccaattattacacacaactaaaataaaatgcaatgtttgaaaaacaactaaaaataaatatccggttgcctcccggtagcgctagtttcGCACAGGTCccactcgaccttctttttcaccAACTACTCTAATTGAACCCAATCAAAGCAAAATTCAAAGCTCGCAAAGAacttgtcaaatagctgcgcatgtgctacacaaaactgtaagtagcaccataatatagtaatagcataggaaattgaaatgcaaaatcgtttaagcctaacgaatttcctatgactcccaaaatcattcacaaaataattccgccctccagctaagggcggaatataaaagctcaaattatcaAGTGGGAGAACAAGAGAGCTCAACAAAGATTCAACCCAAAAATAATGCGAGTAGAATTTAAATGTTCGGATGGGTAAGAACCGTGAGGTGAAGGAATCGGCCGGCTAaaagagaaggtggataatcatcccgGATGCAAGGGGTCaaaagtcaattgggtcaatcgggtcctctataataggctcaTCTACATTGTCATAATTATCCCATATGACCTCAAGACTGCCTAAATCTACCTCCTCACTCCCCTagcgctagactcgtcaagaggGGAAGTTCTCAAAGAGACCCTCCCGTCGTCCTCACTTTGTCTAAgaaagaatcataaaggggttctagatTTTCCCTATAGAAGGGATTGTCAACCATGCTAgaagtctcctctatgtctccgtaaAAAATTATGGCATCCTCTACATTGGTCTCTAAAGTCTCACCCATCCCCTcgtctgagtcaacatgaagagagaaattgggtttaacaatttcagcagcaaaccaatcaaaaaattctaatacctcttttGTGGGGAGTCCATCAAAATCCCCCTTACCTTtagcctcgaggtatgctcgcgtagggacATTCATTCCCTTGATGATAGACCGACAAATTTGTTCTCCCGAAAACCTTCCTCGTCTTGGTTCGAGAAACTCCTCTAACCTGTCTATATAAGCACCAAAGCTTTCGTTCTCTCTCTGCGGAAAGTCAAGAACGAaagacatgagaacggtctcaaggaaccgaggttccttgagacaagaaatagactaaataaaaacagataaaactacgctgcctccccggcaacggcgccaaaatttgataccgtcgtcaggtaccaaaaataaataccaaagtacaactaacagaagctagcggtaagtagggtcgatctccacaggtaggcaaaatgagatttatctgtctaattttagtctatgagtaacgggggttttaattgtttggtAACTACACTACGAggattaagggaagagaaatcAAAACAAGAGATAATAAGGAAGAAATACGGGGGTAAATCGGATAAAAGagaaaatatgctaggaatcggtctaccgtggcaactacactatcgggtcaactgagtcgattaaattattgataagaagagcgaggtcgtcacctttcggtccttaaacctacgattataccctttcggtctctaatcgccctagggtctccctaatttagctttcgccctagttaggtatcacctattgtaattaagcaagccttcccttccaatctttcgatctaggtcgggggtaactaattaatcggtctcctgcatgcattcatttaacctaatcacaattatattgcttaatacaattcctgtcgcaaaactaatctaatcatgtcgatcctaacatatttcTACCACGGTTTctctagtcctaacatattaaaggaattagctacgcatggctcgggatactacactagaaattgctaatctaataacataagacatgataactaaatagaggaataataaaagcaataaagaaacaagaatgaattaaaagggaaagatTACGGTTACAAAGTTGTAGATCGGAAATCGTAGCAAGGTGTTGAGATGTAAACTAAGAGATGTATGATAAGATATCCCccttaacctaattatgaaagctttaaataggaaaacaaaagtctatcccgaaattaagcccaacacgggttaattaatcctgcataacatcaaaaccactcgatcgagtaactttaaatcactcgatcgagtgaaattaagcttaaaccactcgatcgagtagaaaatctactcgatcgagtaaaccttaaattgaatctattcgatcgagtagaaaaaggactcgatcgaacataaatctactcgatcgagtactttcgagcgcacaatttcctactttgcgcactgaacttcaaacggctgccatttcttcgttacttgggcaaacagggcgattccggtggcgttggaaagctaagaggacaaactttcatctccaattagaatcacctgaatatctattgtagaactcgagatgtggctctccaaagtaggcactagcaatttaaagtccttcctttgctcgcctagctatctttcttctttgcgcatttcaaaatagctacattctcgctccaaattcactcttcctccaaatgcatgctaaacggacggtaaaaggcttgattttactactttctggttcattcctacaaataagacaaaacaaaccaaagtagcatattcggggcatttcgtagcataaaactacgataaaagcatagaaatacgtgcataaaaaggccaaaaaagactatataaaatgcacgtatcaagtcTTGTGTTAAGAGTTACTAAGGTCTTGACTCAAAACTACCAATAATGTTACACTAAGGCACTCCCTCAGTcttattcatttattttaatttttgttcTCATTAGGTTAGGTTATTTtaaacaaaggtaaacaaataattgagacaaaAGGAATAAAATCTTAtccaaaaaaaaagagtaaagaaACAATCAAGAAGGAGAGGAAAATATTCCTTAAATCAATCTTAAATCTCAGGTTAGCCTTTTTATCTTTAGGGGAAAAAAAAAGTCAACAATTGTTCCCCTACTGACGCTGGTGATAAGGAATTAAGGAGGGCATATATATTTGAACTCGGGTTAGCAGATCTGAGAGGCAGAAAACACAGCAATTTTATCAATTTCGGAATCTCAATTCATCTTGTCTCCACTCAAATTATCCATCAAATCCAAAATCCAATCCAATTTCCATTATGGAAAATCAAGAAGATGAATCAAGCAACTTTAAAATTGATTTGATATCATCTTTGTTTGGGCAACAAATCGCTCATGGAATTCTCAAGGATGATCAAAACCCGACAAAAGAAGACGCCAATTCCAGTTGCACACACCCAATTTTCATGGAAAATATATGCACAAGATGTGGTAAACAAATTAATTCAGGCGAGATTCGTACAATACCCTTCTCCTATATTTACCCTAATTTATCCCTAGGTTTGCTGGAAGTTAATCGAATCCGCGATCAAAATTTGCGTAGTCTGTTAACCCGAAAAAAGCTTCACTTAGTTGTCGACTTGGACCACACTTTGCTCCATCAACGACCGTCCTACAAGCTAACCCCCGAGGACAAGAAATTCCTGGGGTCTAGGAAACGTGGAATCCATCGTAATGTAGTTGAGGACGATTCGCTAATTAAGGTTCCGTGTGGATGGGTTAAATTGAGACCTTATGTTCGAAATTTTCTTGAAGAAGTGAGCACAATGTTTGATATGACTATATACACTTTGGGTGGTCGTTCTGGGTCGTGGACGGTGGCGAAAATTCTGGACCCTGCTGGAAAGTATTTTGACAATTGGAGGGTAATTTCGAGAGACGATTGTGTTACGTTGGATAAGCATAAGAAATGGCTAGACCTTGTGCTTCAACATGACAAAGTTGTTGTAGTGTTGGATGATAATGAGGCTGTTTGGGAAGATTATAAATCCAATTACGTGAGAGTGATTCCTTATAACTTCTTTTCCTACTTTTCCCCTAATGATAAAGAACATGATGCGTCACCTCCAAGGAGTTCATGGTCACAATTGAATGGAGACGAGAGCGAGGAAGATGGGGTTTTGGCTGCAGTATTGAGGAAGCTGAGGATGATTCATTCCGGgttttatgatgatgatgataatgatgttGTTGTTGCAGATCGAGATGTGAGGGACGTGATTAGGAGAGTACAAATGTGTCAAAAGTCAGGCAAGAAGCAAAAACGTCACAAGAAAAAGATTGGGAGGAGCTAGAATAATGGACTGATGACTCACTGATCACTACTGTTAGTGTTGAAGTACTTCTCAAATGACTAGAGCAAGTGTGCGCCTATGTTTTTCTAACCATACTACCAAATAAGGTTTTTATACAGGATCCAAATTGCATTATACGGAGTAACATAGACCGTTTTGTAAATGTTTTGAAGTTCACCGCGGTTGTATTTTTTCCATATTTTGTGGTGATATTAAAACTACGTTAAGCGATATCAAGATTATGACATTGATTCGGTcttgaacttttttttttcaagggGGCCAAATCAAGTTTATCAATATTCCGCTATTCATTATGGTGTCTTGcatgacatttttttttttttttttttttgagattaggtaagaaaactaggttgatcttctaggataggaccaacctatctcatcctttcgaatgagggaggtaagttgaagccaccggctatcaaaccacctcgaaagagttggacatgaatgtccaatagtaaccatgaagtcagcaaccttgttggcttcacgaaagcaatgtttaatcatcacttcatcgaaaaaatgaaggtctaatctTGCATGACTTGTTTGTTATCTTTTTTTAGAGGTGTTCAAAGCGGGCGTGGGCTGGATAAGGGCCGGGCTCACATTTAATTTTTGGCTCACGGACAACCAGGTTAGCAGGTTCGGGACGGGTTAGTGGTCTGAGTCTTTGTATTTTTCTTAAAGTGCCTTGTCCGTATTCGCTTTTTTGGCGGGCGGGATGGGCCAAGTTTAATGCACGGGACGACCCATGAACCGCTCTACATTTTTTCTTTCCtcttaatatatttttttttctcctttaaaataaaattaatatatctTGACCACTCCAAAATAGTCGAGTGAAATTAAGTGCCCATGCTAATTCATGAATGAGTTTGTTGTCTTACTTTTGACGTATGAGGCTTAGGTGAAaaccacaaattcttgtttaagcattatccgttttaagtttaagaagGGTTAAATGTACTTATGTGAGAAGTCTTCGATTTAAGCAAAACTAGCTGACTAAAAATATACCAAAATGCAGTTTGCTATCAAGGTTACTGATGTGAGAAGGAAACTGAGTAGCAGACCGATTCACAATGTTATTCTGGAATCAGTGTTGTTGTCTGCACTCAGTTTGATTTGAGTGATAAGATTGTTTTCAAGTTATTAGTCTCATAGGTACAAAACATTTTTACTCCCTTCATCCTGAATAAATAGTCCCATCGATCTTTATATATTGGTCAATTCAAAATAGGGTGGGTCAAAGATAAGGGTCGTGTCGGCCCATCCGTGTAATACCACGTTTTTCTAagtcctgttactcggccgaatatggctaacttggccgagtaatgcgtcgtgtgtttctggccaggctactgtccaggaatactcgaccgagtatggtaatactcgaccgagtaagggatactcggccgagtatccggtctgacgggaattatttccgtggtttgattaaaatgattagagaagtaTAAATAGCGTGTAGAGCATTTTCTAATCAGTTCTAAATCattattttacaaaacctaacgacgctactctaaacttctctaatcatcttcatcttttCCTAAGCCAAGGGTGATCGATTGCGAGCTTTTGGATCTCATTGTCCGTGTCGTCTGTGTTAGTAAGTCTCTAGTATTCCTAATCAgtttactattgttattgttagAATTGTGCAAACCgtaatttgggttaatttgggagAATGGTTTATAGTGATTGTATGTGATTATTTCCCCAACCAAACCACCAACATCCCACCACCATCACCCATCTCCTCCGCTGTCGAGATGACTCCAACATCCCACCACCTTCCTCTTCCCAAAGCTCTTCCCCATCCAAACTCCCTAATGTTCTTCTTCTTCACTCTTGAGTTTAAGTTACTTTCAAAGTCTTACTATATTTATACCATCTTAAACGTCATTTAACAACaccaaaccaaacaaacaaacaatGGCACATCATCCTTCACTCATTTCCTCTGAACCCACTTCAACAATGGTGGATTTAGTGTCAAAATTAGGATACTTTGCGCTTAATTCAACTGTTCATACACATACCTCAAATGGGTCATCACCATTTGTATCAAATCACATCAATTTTGGTGGGTTTAAGGTGGGTATTTCATCGAGGGTTAGCAACAAGGTTGATGGTAGTTCAAGTTTTAGGAATTTTTTGGGGATTTTAATAGATTTATTAGGGTTCATTGTGAATTGTGATAAAATTTCAATTGGGTTTGCATCAATTGGTGGTGGAGGGACAAATTCTGGGGAGAATAATGGGGTTACTGATAATGGTCATATAGTTTTGGAGGATTCTAGAGTGCCTATCAATGGCAATGAGACGAAGTGGTGGGGTAAAGGTAGATGTTCTGGGTTTAGGGGGTTGTGGGTGTCGTGGGTTTTAGGGGTGATGGCTTTAAGAGAGAGGATAAGTGGGCTGCACCACCGACATCGATGGGAGTGCCGGTAGAAGAGGAGGTTGATCAGAGTGATGGTGATGGAATGTATGTGATGATGATGAAGGTTGATGGGCGAATATGGTGGAGAAAGGGTGTGTGGGTTAATTAGTAAGGGCA
It includes:
- the LOC141592341 gene encoding RNA polymerase II C-terminal domain phosphatase-like 4; translation: MENQEDESSNFKIDLISSLFGQQIAHGILKDDQNPTKEDANSSCTHPIFMENICTRCGKQINSGEIRTIPFSYIYPNLSLGLLEVNRIRDQNLRSLLTRKKLHLVVDLDHTLLHQRPSYKLTPEDKKFLGSRKRGIHRNVVEDDSLIKVPCGWVKLRPYVRNFLEEVSTMFDMTIYTLGGRSGSWTVAKILDPAGKYFDNWRVISRDDCVTLDKHKKWLDLVLQHDKVVVVLDDNEAVWEDYKSNYVRVIPYNFFSYFSPNDKEHDASPPRSSWSQLNGDESEEDGVLAAVLRKLRMIHSGFYDDDDNDVVVADRDVRDVIRRVQMCQKSGKKQKRHKKKIGRS